One window from the genome of Acetobacteroides hydrogenigenes encodes:
- a CDS encoding RagB/SusD family nutrient uptake outer membrane protein, which yields MKKILYILLVVTGGLFASCDDMLTVKSPDTLTPENFWRNKADAEKAMGSAYAMLESANDIWGFSEVRWPVEAYREDICIMGSDALNYQTWVELFNFSYTNGNSQFSSYWADNYRGINRTNQIIEKVPTIPTETFPEAEKEQILAEAKFLRAYYHMKLLLNWKEIIIRDSYIKSESELNKGLSSRDKAWDFIVADFMEATKLKAIRDAATVGRATQGAAYSYLGFAYLTRAYEEPAKKAEFLQKAIDAFDKVKGYTLVKDFISMFDGSNKNSTESIFELQFSENTDNGASYRTAIHKWMGVSEIGGWDEIQPSEMLMKEFMKEGKIATTGNYDSRLYATVFFQDPYFNDGTGKVYGDDYDNWFCEWSQDANGDWIQGPSYNKPAFRKYLPRNYSDMKKSRTGLNVPLMRYANVLLMKAEALNEQGHPELAIPLINQVRERADMPAMKGTSQAEVRAQIKHERIIEFPLENFRFYDLRRWGETKQALDAIGRTGFNPEKNSFYPIPQTELNSNSALSK from the coding sequence ATGAAAAAGATACTATACATTTTGCTAGTCGTTACAGGAGGGCTTTTTGCTTCATGCGATGATATGCTTACCGTCAAAAGTCCCGACACGCTTACTCCGGAGAATTTCTGGCGCAACAAAGCAGATGCCGAAAAGGCAATGGGATCGGCCTATGCAATGCTGGAATCAGCAAACGACATTTGGGGATTTAGCGAAGTAAGATGGCCTGTAGAAGCATACCGCGAGGATATATGCATCATGGGTAGCGATGCCCTAAACTACCAAACTTGGGTTGAACTTTTCAACTTCTCCTATACAAACGGGAATAGCCAGTTCTCGTCGTACTGGGCAGACAACTATAGAGGCATCAACCGCACTAACCAAATCATAGAAAAGGTTCCGACCATTCCTACCGAAACCTTTCCAGAAGCAGAAAAAGAGCAAATATTGGCAGAGGCAAAATTTCTAAGAGCCTACTACCACATGAAGCTCCTTCTAAACTGGAAGGAGATTATAATCAGAGATAGCTACATAAAAAGCGAATCGGAGCTGAACAAAGGTCTATCGTCTCGCGATAAGGCATGGGATTTTATTGTTGCCGACTTCATGGAGGCAACCAAGCTTAAAGCTATTCGCGATGCTGCAACAGTTGGCCGCGCAACACAGGGTGCCGCATACAGCTACCTTGGCTTCGCCTACCTAACCCGAGCCTACGAAGAGCCCGCGAAGAAAGCAGAGTTTCTACAAAAAGCCATAGATGCATTCGACAAGGTAAAGGGGTACACCCTTGTAAAAGATTTCATCAGCATGTTTGACGGATCAAACAAGAACTCTACCGAGTCGATTTTCGAGCTACAATTCTCTGAGAATACCGACAATGGAGCATCGTACAGAACCGCTATTCACAAATGGATGGGAGTTAGCGAAATTGGTGGATGGGACGAGATTCAGCCCAGCGAGATGCTCATGAAAGAGTTTATGAAAGAAGGAAAGATTGCCACTACCGGGAACTACGACTCTCGCCTATACGCTACCGTATTTTTCCAAGATCCATACTTCAACGATGGTACCGGCAAAGTATACGGCGACGATTACGACAACTGGTTCTGTGAGTGGTCGCAAGATGCGAATGGAGACTGGATTCAAGGGCCTTCCTACAATAAACCAGCATTCCGCAAGTACCTACCTCGCAACTATAGCGACATGAAGAAATCTCGAACTGGCCTAAACGTGCCACTAATGCGCTACGCCAATGTACTACTAATGAAGGCCGAGGCATTAAACGAGCAGGGTCATCCTGAACTGGCAATTCCCCTTATCAACCAAGTAAGAGAGCGTGCCGACATGCCTGCTATGAAGGGAACTAGCCAAGCAGAGGTTCGAGCCCAAATAAAGCACGAAAGAATTATCGAGTTCCCATTGGAAAACTTCCGATTCTACGACCTTCGTCGTTGGGGCGAAACCAAGCAAGCACTGGATGCAATTGGAAGAACAGGCTTCAATCCAGAAAAGAACTCTTTCTACCCAATTCCTCAAACCGAATTAAACTCAAACAGCGCCCTTTCCAAGTAG
- a CDS encoding LysO family transporter, whose translation MFFGVSVGLLLRNNPPKLLPKFINLVIYALLLILGISVGANEMIVNNLHTLGVQALIITLGALVGSILLSWLLFRYLFK comes from the coding sequence ATGTTTTTTGGAGTATCCGTTGGATTACTGCTAAGAAATAATCCCCCAAAACTTTTACCAAAGTTCATCAACCTTGTGATTTATGCTCTGCTTCTAATACTTGGCATTTCGGTTGGTGCAAACGAGATGATAGTTAACAACCTACACACACTTGGGGTTCAAGCCCTTATCATTACACTAGGAGCACTAGTTGGTAGCATACTCTTATCGTGGCTCCTATTCCGCTATCTATTTAAATAG
- a CDS encoding tetratricopeptide repeat protein has protein sequence MKKIICIILIAFTYCPLAQATLSRSSINNNLNLANQYIYNNPAKSIEIVNATLPEIIKLGEIDHKLRAALIKGRAFLNIGEYESAFETLYPAYEMCPARESGYQMQLAIFLGDAYRSLKMDAKATTFLEKAISIAQNEKDSASLALCYNVMGLIKVSINKNEEAEQYFYKALNINRRLNKPKSIASCLNNLCLYENSTPLEKVKLLEEAIGINTSLKANWSIAENYNNMAVQFFYAKQYPKALDCLQKAEAIATQLKAKELIADNHRYKSWIYEKMGDNRNAYIFLKKLYDLETEMLSDKRVSKIESDKNNRLLAQKEEEILLNHKEYEIQSLKKGRIILLLGTLSILIIAGFIVVKYQQTKRIENLATLKQLAEKERELAKLRLIQTEHEKQGVEVELLHSKNDLTNFACYIKSKNDFLDNLKDEIKSCYNLSPEEVKKHLKKVTSTINQYQANSNEQNMLMEEIEKVNTEFIARLEQRHPDLTKNEKHLASLLRIDLSSKDISIITGSSPKTINMARYRLRKKLQLDGEADLTEYIKKL, from the coding sequence ATGAAGAAGATTATTTGCATCATTCTCATTGCTTTTACATATTGCCCTTTAGCCCAAGCTACACTCTCGCGTAGCAGTATAAACAACAACCTTAACCTTGCCAACCAGTATATATACAACAATCCAGCAAAATCAATCGAGATAGTAAATGCTACACTCCCAGAAATCATCAAATTGGGAGAAATTGACCATAAATTAAGAGCTGCACTAATAAAGGGCAGGGCATTTCTAAACATCGGCGAATACGAGTCGGCCTTTGAAACCCTTTACCCTGCATACGAGATGTGCCCTGCCCGAGAAAGCGGCTACCAAATGCAGCTAGCCATCTTTCTTGGCGATGCATACCGATCGCTTAAGATGGATGCCAAAGCAACCACCTTTCTCGAAAAAGCCATATCGATAGCCCAAAACGAAAAAGACTCAGCAAGCTTAGCCCTTTGCTACAATGTAATGGGATTAATAAAAGTAAGCATCAACAAAAACGAAGAAGCTGAACAATACTTCTACAAGGCACTCAACATCAACCGCCGCTTAAACAAGCCCAAATCAATAGCCTCCTGCCTAAACAACCTATGCCTTTACGAAAATAGCACTCCTCTTGAAAAGGTTAAGCTGCTCGAAGAGGCGATCGGTATTAATACATCTTTAAAAGCCAACTGGTCGATTGCCGAAAACTATAATAACATGGCCGTTCAGTTTTTCTACGCCAAACAATACCCCAAGGCATTAGATTGCCTGCAAAAAGCAGAAGCAATAGCAACGCAGCTAAAAGCGAAGGAGCTCATAGCCGACAACCACCGTTACAAGTCGTGGATATACGAAAAAATGGGGGATAATAGGAACGCCTATATCTTCTTAAAAAAACTTTACGACCTCGAGACAGAAATGCTATCCGATAAGCGTGTTAGCAAAATTGAGAGCGACAAGAATAACCGACTTCTTGCTCAAAAAGAGGAAGAAATTCTACTCAACCATAAAGAATACGAGATACAATCGCTCAAGAAAGGACGAATAATACTTCTTTTAGGAACCCTATCCATACTTATAATTGCCGGTTTTATTGTTGTAAAGTACCAGCAAACGAAGAGAATAGAAAACCTAGCGACCCTCAAGCAGCTCGCCGAAAAGGAAAGAGAACTTGCAAAGCTGCGCCTAATCCAAACCGAGCACGAGAAACAGGGCGTAGAGGTAGAGCTGCTACATAGTAAGAATGACCTCACCAACTTCGCCTGCTACATTAAAAGCAAAAACGACTTCCTAGACAATCTCAAGGACGAGATTAAGAGCTGCTACAACCTCTCACCCGAAGAGGTGAAAAAGCATCTAAAGAAGGTTACCTCTACCATAAACCAATATCAGGCCAACAGCAACGAGCAAAACATGCTGATGGAGGAGATTGAAAAGGTAAATACCGAATTCATTGCCCGACTCGAGCAAAGGCATCCCGACTTGACCAAAAACGAAAAACACCTTGCCTCGCTTCTACGAATCGATCTCTCTTCAAAAGACATCTCCATCATCACAGGATCGAGTCCAAAAACCATAAACATGGCTCGATACCGACTTCGCAAGAAGCTTCAACTCGATGGAGAAGCCGACTTAACCGAGTACATCAAGAAGCTGTAA
- a CDS encoding OmpA family protein — MRNFNVLAAMFLSGAILLSSCAGTSNTTKGGVIGGASGALIGAGIGALAGKGKGAAIGAAVGGAVGAGAGVLIGRKMDKQKAELEKIQGAQVESVKDANNLDAIKVTFDSGILFATGKSTLSADSKTALTNFANSLKNTPETDVTIYGHTDNTGSREVNEKLSMSRASAVATYLNNQGVAMSRMTTMGKAWDEPVADNATADGRAKNRRVEIYITANKNMIQQAEQGNLK, encoded by the coding sequence ATGAGAAACTTCAACGTACTTGCCGCAATGTTCTTAAGCGGTGCAATTTTACTAAGTAGCTGCGCTGGAACCAGCAACACAACAAAAGGCGGTGTAATTGGAGGAGCAAGCGGAGCGCTTATAGGTGCAGGTATTGGAGCCTTAGCAGGTAAAGGCAAGGGCGCTGCTATTGGTGCTGCAGTTGGCGGTGCTGTAGGTGCAGGTGCTGGTGTACTTATCGGCCGCAAGATGGACAAGCAAAAAGCAGAACTTGAAAAAATTCAAGGGGCACAAGTTGAGTCTGTAAAGGATGCGAATAACCTAGACGCCATAAAGGTTACCTTCGATAGTGGTATCCTATTTGCCACAGGTAAAAGTACATTAAGTGCAGATTCTAAGACTGCTCTTACCAACTTTGCCAACTCGCTTAAGAATACACCAGAAACTGACGTTACCATTTATGGTCACACCGACAATACCGGTAGCCGCGAGGTTAACGAAAAGCTTTCTATGAGCCGAGCTAGCGCCGTTGCAACCTACCTCAACAACCAAGGTGTAGCCATGAGCCGCATGACCACCATGGGTAAGGCTTGGGATGAGCCCGTTGCCGACAACGCAACAGCCGATGGCCGCGCCAAGAACCGTCGCGTTGAGATCTACATCACTGCCAACAAGAACATGATCCAGCAGGCAGAACAAGGAAACTTGAAGTAG
- a CDS encoding SusC/RagA family TonB-linked outer membrane protein, with translation MYKPFKPNLAAKSLMLMLTLAIFNLLATPSLAQDLKVTGKVTDTKSTTIPGATIKVKGKQTGTATDIDGNFTLKASKGDVLVVSYVGYKAKEVTVVSSSTITVILEEDNQRIDEVVVVGYGTMKKSDLTGAVSSVKKEDITKRATTNAAEALQGKIAGVNIQKSGGNAGAGVQMKIRGVNTIGGNDPLYIIDGFPGSINSVNPSDIESIEILKDGAASAIYGSIAANGVVIVTTKKAKEGQIVVDFNSYLSITKTAKRLNLLNAKEYVSVHKQMYDNYNTQFPDDAITLPQYITNAPDVDTDWQDAIFRSGLAQNYTIGITGGQENLKFALSSNYNNEKGILIGNDVNHKNARMKINLKKSIFEVDANMFFKASRNEQPKFSIKEAYMITPLIPIYDNSREFGFGLTDKLGLPNNRNVMADDRYEQSYSKKQHFNGNIALAINIAKGLQFKTSYSYKAENYQGFYHAPRFVADVKAPNDYPYNSEDRSLWQEQLWDNIITFNRQFGKHSVNAMLGTSTTLTESNWNGVGVEGKKIVYSVDANGKLVQTVVPGGFLDEGFTTIDAGKGGTYSGSGSNYEYNRLSFFGRLNYTYDNKYLLQATLRRDASSKFGKNKRWGTFPSIALGWKLSEEEFFPKDIALNNLKIRGSFGRLGNENALGYYDFLPSIVTGNNLWYGYVQGSGYNPWPGSIATLLSNDDLMWETTNSINVGIDYGMFKNKLTGSLNYFQKNTSDMLIPRVPAPSSGYDSQTMNVGEIENSGIEFEINYNGQSGKLNYNVGFNISYLKNEVVKLSDKDQVIFGEGLKYGTEHFPTQTRVGKPIASYYLYKTDGIFQSLAEVNSYVNKNGEKLQPTAQPGDIRFKDVNGDGAITEADKDFCGSGMPKVEANINFSASYSGFDLSFLLGSGWGHKLYNGNRYFYEAMNSGSNMLTSTTNAWTPTNTNTDVPRAILQDPNGNSRESDRFLEKGDFIRLRQIQIGYSLPKDLIKRAGITNIRIYASGENLYTWTKYSGIDPEFGRSNVLNTGIDNLLFPFTKSYVVGLQFTF, from the coding sequence ATGTATAAACCATTTAAACCTAATCTTGCAGCAAAGTCGCTAATGTTAATGTTAACGCTAGCGATCTTTAACCTACTTGCGACACCTTCGCTGGCGCAAGACCTAAAAGTTACCGGGAAAGTAACTGATACAAAATCCACAACAATTCCTGGAGCAACCATTAAGGTTAAGGGGAAGCAAACAGGAACCGCCACCGACATCGACGGCAACTTTACCCTTAAGGCATCCAAAGGCGATGTGCTAGTTGTCTCTTATGTAGGATACAAGGCCAAAGAAGTAACAGTAGTCTCATCGTCGACTATTACCGTAATCCTTGAAGAAGACAACCAACGAATTGACGAGGTTGTTGTTGTTGGCTATGGCACGATGAAGAAGAGCGATCTTACCGGTGCAGTTTCGTCGGTTAAGAAAGAAGACATCACCAAACGTGCTACAACTAACGCAGCAGAAGCCTTACAAGGCAAAATTGCAGGTGTGAACATCCAAAAATCCGGAGGAAATGCTGGTGCTGGAGTACAAATGAAGATTCGTGGTGTAAACACCATTGGAGGGAACGATCCACTCTACATTATCGACGGATTTCCGGGCTCGATCAACTCGGTTAACCCCTCCGATATCGAGAGCATCGAGATCCTAAAAGACGGTGCAGCCTCTGCCATATACGGCTCGATTGCGGCAAATGGGGTAGTTATTGTAACCACCAAGAAGGCTAAAGAAGGACAGATAGTTGTCGACTTCAACTCTTACCTAAGCATTACGAAAACGGCTAAACGCCTAAACCTGCTTAATGCTAAAGAATACGTAAGCGTACACAAGCAAATGTACGACAACTACAACACCCAATTTCCAGATGATGCGATCACTCTTCCTCAGTACATTACCAACGCTCCCGATGTAGACACCGATTGGCAGGATGCCATTTTCCGTAGTGGCTTAGCCCAAAACTACACCATCGGCATAACAGGGGGACAAGAGAACCTAAAGTTTGCTCTTTCATCGAACTATAATAACGAGAAAGGGATTCTTATTGGTAACGATGTAAACCACAAGAATGCCCGTATGAAAATCAACCTCAAGAAGTCTATTTTTGAAGTTGACGCAAATATGTTCTTTAAGGCCTCACGAAACGAGCAACCTAAGTTCTCTATCAAAGAGGCTTACATGATTACCCCTCTTATTCCCATTTACGACAACAGCAGAGAGTTTGGCTTTGGTCTCACCGACAAGTTAGGGCTTCCAAACAACCGTAACGTTATGGCTGATGACCGCTACGAACAGTCCTACTCTAAAAAGCAGCACTTTAACGGCAACATTGCGCTGGCAATCAACATTGCTAAGGGTTTGCAATTTAAAACCAGCTATTCGTACAAAGCAGAAAACTACCAAGGGTTCTACCATGCACCAAGATTCGTTGCCGATGTAAAGGCTCCTAACGACTACCCCTATAACTCTGAGGATCGCTCTCTTTGGCAGGAACAACTTTGGGATAACATCATCACCTTCAACCGACAATTCGGGAAACATAGCGTAAATGCTATGCTAGGAACCTCTACAACGCTAACCGAATCGAACTGGAACGGGGTTGGAGTAGAAGGTAAAAAGATTGTTTACTCGGTTGATGCAAACGGAAAACTCGTTCAAACCGTTGTTCCAGGAGGCTTCCTCGATGAAGGCTTTACTACAATTGATGCAGGAAAAGGCGGCACCTACTCGGGAAGCGGCTCGAACTATGAGTATAATCGCTTATCATTCTTCGGCCGTCTTAACTACACTTATGACAATAAGTACCTATTACAAGCAACTCTACGCAGAGATGCTTCCTCTAAATTCGGAAAGAATAAGCGTTGGGGCACCTTCCCTTCTATTGCACTAGGTTGGAAACTTTCTGAGGAAGAATTTTTCCCAAAAGATATTGCGCTGAACAACCTAAAAATCCGTGGTAGCTTTGGTAGACTAGGAAACGAAAACGCCCTCGGCTACTACGACTTCCTTCCATCCATCGTTACAGGAAACAACCTTTGGTACGGATACGTCCAAGGTAGCGGCTACAACCCTTGGCCTGGCAGTATTGCCACCTTGCTTTCCAACGACGATTTAATGTGGGAGACTACCAACTCGATAAATGTTGGTATCGACTACGGTATGTTTAAGAATAAGCTGACAGGATCATTAAACTACTTCCAAAAGAATACCTCAGACATGCTCATTCCCCGCGTACCTGCTCCATCGAGCGGATACGACTCACAAACCATGAATGTTGGTGAAATTGAGAACTCTGGGATCGAATTTGAAATCAACTACAATGGCCAGTCTGGTAAGCTTAACTACAACGTAGGTTTCAACATCTCGTACCTAAAGAATGAGGTTGTGAAGCTATCGGATAAAGATCAAGTGATTTTTGGAGAAGGCCTAAAATACGGAACCGAGCACTTCCCTACTCAAACCCGCGTTGGTAAGCCTATCGCTTCGTACTACCTGTACAAGACCGATGGCATCTTCCAATCGCTTGCCGAAGTTAACAGCTATGTAAACAAGAATGGCGAAAAGCTACAGCCAACAGCACAACCTGGAGATATTCGCTTTAAAGATGTTAATGGCGATGGAGCGATTACCGAAGCCGATAAGGATTTTTGCGGTTCGGGAATGCCTAAAGTAGAGGCAAACATCAACTTTAGCGCGTCTTACTCAGGCTTCGACCTATCGTTCCTACTAGGAAGCGGCTGGGGACACAAACTCTACAACGGTAACCGCTACTTCTACGAAGCCATGAACTCTGGCTCTAACATGCTAACATCAACAACCAATGCATGGACTCCTACCAACACGAACACCGATGTTCCAAGAGCCATTCTACAAGACCCTAACGGAAACTCCCGCGAATCGGATCGTTTCCTAGAAAAAGGCGATTTCATCCGCCTGCGTCAAATCCAGATAGGATACTCTCTTCCTAAAGACCTAATTAAAAGGGCAGGGATTACCAATATTAGAATCTACGCTAGCGGAGAAAACCTTTACACTTGGACCAAGTATAGCGGAATTGACCCCGAGTTTGGCCGATCAAACGTACTTAATACGGGTATCGACAACCTTCTCTTCCCCTTTACAAAATCGTATGTAGTTGGTTTACAATTCACATTCTAA
- a CDS encoding glycine--tRNA ligase, translating to MNEDIFKKLIAHSKEYGFIFPSSEIYDGLGAVYDYGQMGAELKNNIKRYWWDAMVRLNENIVGIDSAIFMHPRIWEASGHVGAFNDPLIDNKDSKKRYRADVLVEDHIAKIEEKIEKEVEKARKRFGESFDEAQFRTTNPRVLENTQKIEEIRHKLADVMNANDLEAFRQLIIDLDIVCPISGSRNWTDVRQFNLMFSTQMGSVSEDANVIYLRPETAQGIFVNYLNVQKTGRMKLPFGIAQIGKAFRNEIVARQFIFRMREFEQMEMQFFIRPGSEMQWYEHWKQFRLKWHKALGLGDRKYRFHDHDKLAHYANAAADIEFEFPFGFKELEGIHSRTDFDLSSHEKFSGKKLRYFDPETNESYVPYVVETSIGVDRMVLAVLSTAYEEEKITKEDGSVDERVVMRIPPALAPIKMAVMPLIKKDGLPEKAREIMNELKFDFMCQYDEKDSIGKRYRRQDAIGTPFCVTIDHQTLEDNMVTIRYRDTMEQERVPISSLRGIMEEKVSMRNLLTQLM from the coding sequence ATGAACGAGGATATCTTCAAAAAGCTAATTGCACACTCTAAGGAGTACGGGTTTATCTTCCCATCGAGCGAGATTTACGATGGGTTGGGAGCCGTTTACGATTACGGTCAGATGGGCGCCGAGCTCAAGAACAACATTAAGCGCTACTGGTGGGATGCCATGGTTCGCCTCAACGAGAATATTGTGGGGATCGATTCGGCCATCTTCATGCACCCCCGCATTTGGGAGGCATCGGGCCACGTGGGCGCATTCAACGACCCGCTAATCGACAACAAGGACTCCAAGAAGCGCTACCGCGCCGATGTGCTGGTTGAAGATCATATCGCCAAAATAGAGGAGAAGATTGAGAAGGAGGTGGAGAAAGCTCGCAAGCGCTTCGGCGAATCGTTCGACGAGGCACAGTTCCGCACCACCAATCCTCGCGTACTCGAGAACACCCAAAAGATAGAAGAAATCCGCCATAAGCTGGCCGACGTGATGAACGCCAACGACCTAGAGGCTTTCCGTCAGCTGATCATCGACCTCGATATCGTTTGCCCCATCTCGGGCAGCCGCAACTGGACCGACGTTCGCCAGTTCAACCTCATGTTCTCGACCCAAATGGGTTCGGTGAGCGAGGACGCCAACGTTATCTACCTTCGCCCGGAGACGGCTCAGGGTATCTTCGTCAACTACCTCAACGTGCAGAAGACTGGCCGTATGAAGCTTCCTTTTGGTATCGCCCAGATTGGCAAGGCTTTCCGTAACGAGATCGTTGCCCGTCAGTTCATCTTCCGCATGCGCGAGTTCGAGCAGATGGAGATGCAGTTCTTCATCCGCCCTGGAAGCGAGATGCAGTGGTACGAGCACTGGAAGCAGTTCCGCCTAAAGTGGCACAAGGCGCTTGGCCTTGGCGACAGGAAGTACCGCTTCCACGATCACGATAAGCTGGCCCACTACGCCAACGCCGCAGCCGATATCGAGTTCGAATTCCCATTCGGATTCAAGGAGCTCGAGGGTATCCACTCGCGTACCGACTTCGACCTAAGCAGCCACGAGAAGTTCTCGGGCAAGAAGCTCCGCTACTTCGACCCAGAAACCAACGAGAGCTACGTTCCATACGTGGTAGAAACCTCGATTGGGGTAGACCGTATGGTACTTGCCGTTCTTTCGACCGCATACGAAGAGGAGAAGATCACCAAGGAGGATGGTTCGGTAGACGAGCGCGTGGTAATGCGCATTCCACCAGCATTGGCTCCTATCAAGATGGCCGTTATGCCGTTGATTAAGAAGGACGGACTTCCAGAAAAGGCTCGCGAAATCATGAACGAGCTTAAGTTCGACTTCATGTGCCAGTACGACGAGAAGGACTCTATCGGTAAGCGCTACCGCCGTCAGGATGCCATTGGTACTCCTTTCTGCGTAACCATCGACCACCAAACCCTAGAGGACAACATGGTTACCATCCGCTACCGCGACACCATGGAGCAGGAGCGCGTGCCAATCTCATCGCTTCGCGGCATCATGGAGGAAAAGGTTTCGATGCGCAACCTACTTACCCAGCTAATGTAA
- a CDS encoding lysine exporter LysO family protein — MKGSLIIVSFFFIGTILGVFRLVPSELLENDYSMYILYFLMFLVGISIGSDKNALKTIFNQNWKVVLVPLATIFGTFMGCIAIAPLMGNLSTSECLAVGSGFGYYSLSSIFISQYKGVEMGTIALTSNIMREILTLILTPIIAAKWGKLAPISAGGATSMDTTLPIITKYTGKEYVPIAVFHGIAVDFSVPFLVTFFATL, encoded by the coding sequence ATGAAAGGCAGCTTAATAATTGTTTCGTTCTTCTTTATTGGAACCATCCTTGGGGTATTCAGGCTTGTTCCCTCTGAACTATTGGAAAACGACTACTCGATGTACATCCTCTACTTCCTGATGTTCCTTGTGGGTATTAGCATTGGGAGCGACAAGAATGCTCTAAAAACCATCTTCAACCAAAACTGGAAAGTCGTACTTGTTCCTTTAGCAACTATTTTCGGCACTTTTATGGGCTGCATCGCCATCGCACCTCTAATGGGCAACCTCTCCACCAGCGAATGCCTTGCCGTCGGTTCGGGTTTTGGCTACTACTCGCTTTCGAGTATATTTATATCACAGTACAAGGGTGTAGAAATGGGAACCATTGCCCTAACCTCGAACATTATGCGCGAAATACTAACATTGATTTTAACGCCCATTATAGCAGCCAAATGGGGAAAGCTTGCTCCAATATCAGCAGGAGGAGCGACCTCTATGGATACGACACTACCAATCATTACAAAGTACACTGGTAAGGAGTACGTTCCCATCGCGGTTTTCCATGGAATTGCTGTTGACTTTTCCGTTCCCTTCCTTGTTACCTTTTTTGCAACACTATAA
- a CDS encoding DUF6261 family protein produces the protein MELLKLDQHRLTNGESITYSVDIRNVIESYPTLKALLTKVYTPFSSAIDLAVQSSSKVDTTLYSSLRAERHSIRKKDFLHFRGVAESALKSSDTVERQQAVLVVNTIKLHGWRMQTLPPDKLSATLQGLFNALESENLKEAVGGIGAGKALTNLKAANVKFLEADKQRIEVWAEEQNDICTSKALKVVVDAASNLFTAIDGLLLTSDEPLLLDMVEKMNVITEVKQQTLKAKATRAENAKKEAEENGKDKPTPKAAKRKPLAQEVPSQPIAEPDADQLVGQQLPDANQLDIEPLPQEKKALEDNNTTE, from the coding sequence ATGGAGCTACTTAAACTAGACCAACACCGATTAACCAATGGCGAATCGATTACCTATTCTGTTGATATACGCAACGTAATAGAGAGCTACCCAACCTTGAAAGCTTTGCTGACAAAGGTGTACACCCCATTCTCGAGTGCGATAGATTTAGCCGTTCAATCGTCCAGTAAGGTTGATACTACCCTGTACAGCAGCTTGCGCGCCGAGCGGCATAGCATTCGTAAAAAGGATTTCCTTCACTTCAGAGGCGTTGCAGAGTCGGCGCTAAAGAGCAGCGATACCGTGGAGCGGCAGCAGGCAGTGCTGGTAGTAAACACCATTAAGCTGCACGGGTGGCGGATGCAGACGTTACCCCCTGATAAGCTTAGCGCAACCCTTCAGGGGCTGTTTAATGCCCTAGAGTCCGAAAACCTAAAGGAAGCCGTTGGCGGCATTGGTGCGGGTAAGGCGTTAACCAACCTAAAGGCGGCCAATGTCAAGTTTCTGGAGGCCGACAAGCAGCGCATTGAGGTTTGGGCTGAGGAGCAGAACGATATATGCACCTCTAAGGCGCTAAAGGTTGTTGTCGATGCCGCTTCCAACCTTTTTACTGCCATAGATGGGCTGCTGCTAACCTCCGACGAGCCGCTGCTGCTAGACATGGTAGAGAAGATGAACGTGATTACCGAGGTTAAGCAGCAAACGCTAAAAGCCAAGGCCACCCGTGCCGAAAACGCCAAGAAGGAGGCCGAGGAGAACGGTAAGGATAAGCCAACCCCAAAGGCGGCCAAGCGGAAGCCGCTGGCTCAGGAGGTGCCCTCGCAGCCCATTGCTGAGCCCGATGCCGATCAGCTGGTTGGGCAGCAGCTGCCCGATGCCAATCAGCTGGACATAGAGCCGCTACCTCAGGAGAAGAAGGCGTTAGAGGATAACAACACTACCGAATAG